A stretch of the Dechloromonas sp. TW-R-39-2 genome encodes the following:
- a CDS encoding DsbE family thiol:disulfide interchange protein: MNRYFWILGGFAALVALLAVGLGLNPRDVPSPLVGKPAPAFSLNVLAKPETTLSPKDMQGKVWLLNVWASWCVSCRAEHPILVEFSKKVDVPLIGLNYKEVRGDGGFDMSKMPADEEKKLAFQRANKWLADHGDPYKLTVMDLDGRVGIDYGVYGVPETYVIDKAGVIRMKHTGPITPEILGKKIMPLLAELNK, translated from the coding sequence ATGAACCGTTATTTCTGGATTCTCGGCGGCTTTGCCGCCCTCGTCGCCCTGCTCGCCGTCGGTCTGGGGCTCAATCCGCGCGATGTACCATCGCCGCTGGTCGGCAAGCCTGCCCCGGCGTTCAGCCTGAATGTGCTGGCCAAGCCTGAAACGACGCTCAGCCCGAAGGACATGCAGGGCAAGGTCTGGCTGCTCAACGTCTGGGCCTCGTGGTGCGTTTCCTGCCGGGCCGAACATCCGATCCTGGTTGAATTCTCGAAAAAAGTGGACGTGCCGCTGATCGGCCTGAACTACAAGGAAGTTCGCGGCGATGGCGGTTTCGACATGAGCAAGATGCCGGCCGATGAAGAGAAAAAACTCGCCTTCCAGCGGGCCAACAAATGGCTGGCCGACCACGGCGACCCGTACAAGCTGACGGTCATGGACCTCGACGGACGCGTCGGCATCGACTACGGCGTTTATGGCGTGCCGGAAACCTACGTCATCGACAAGGCTGGCGTCATCCGCATGAAACACACCGGCCCGATCACGCCTGAAATTCTCGGCAAGAAAATCATGCCACTGCTTGCCGAGTTGAATAAATGA